The stretch of DNA cggacggctgaaatttaagtgtataaaaCGCCGGTTTTCGGtattccagggtcctggaacaaagttctttggaaatcacacagaaagttcctcgggtcagataaagcggccacgcaaaatttgagtagcaacagaagacatttgggggtgccggtacgccataaaccagcattcgtctaaactcggataatcgtgaaaaatgtattaatacccgttatccgaggctgaaatcgaataagttaactcctgaaatgacctcggacgcgttatataatccgggagaaaaagaaacatgatccggtacgacctcccgaacggctgaaattgaagtgtataatacacggtttttcgggatttcggggtcccggaacaaaattctccggaaatcacacaaaaGGTTCGTCGGGTCAggtaaagcggccatgcaaaatttaagtatcaacggaagacatttagggctgtcagtatgccataaacaagcatttGTCGAacatcggattatcgtgaaaaatgtattaatacccgttatctgaggctgaaatcgatttggctaactcctgaaataacctcggacgcgtgatagaaaaatcgggagaaagaaaaacatggtccggtatgacctcccgaacggctgatattgatgtgtataatacacggtttttcgggattccagggtcccggaaagaaaatctccggaaatcacacagaaagttcctcgggtcagataaagcggtcacacaaattttgagtagcaaccgaagacatttgggggtgccggtatgccataaaccagcattcgtcgaaactcggataatcgtgaaaaatgtaataatacccgttatccgaggctgaaatcgaaaaggttatttcctgaaatgacctcggacgcgtgatagaaaaatcgggtgaaaaagaaacagggtccggtacgatctcccgaacggctcaaattgaagtgataatacacgggttttcgggattctagggtcccggaacaaaattctccggaaatcacacagaaggttcctcgggtcagataaagcgaacacgcaaaatttgagtagcaacggaagacatttgggggtgctggtatgctataaaccagcattcgtcggacctcggataatcttgaaaaatgtattaaaacccattattcgaggctgaaatcgaataggttaactcctgaaatgacgtcGGGCGTGTGATAGAAAAActgggataaaaagaaacagagtccggtacgatctcccgaacggctcaaattgaagggtataatacacggtttttcgggtttttagggtcccggaacaaaattctccggaaatcacacagaaggttcctcgggtcagataaagcggccacgcaaaatttgagtagcaacggaagatatttgggggtcccgatatgccataaacaagcattcgtcgaacatcgtataatcgtgaaaaatgtattaatacccgttatccgaggctgaaatcgaattgaTTAATTcctcaaatgacctcggacgcgtgatagaaaaatcgggagaaaaagaaacggggtctgGTAGATCACCAAGTAAACCTAAGACTAAGAAAGCGGAAGGAATTATTTGATGTGTTTGTTAATTAAATTAGTGAATGACACAAGTGAACATATAATTAGAACGTGTATGATCAAAAATCCACCTAACTAATATAAAAGGGTAAATAAATGAATGGGAcactttcattttttttgggCTCACGAAGCGCGCACATAGTCGCATTACAATAAGGGGGAGGGGGGATTCGAACCTGGAacctattgtccacaatacctccgtcttaaccactagactaagacatccTTGGTGATGGGACACTTTAAATATAATAGGTAAACAATTAATCGGAAACTATAAACGAATTGAAAGATAATAACAAATATAGATGATCAAGATTGATGATTGCATATAAACTCAAAGAAAATAATGTCTACTAATTAATATGTCTGCATGCTAATTAATAGTTAAGCTATTACAATAAACCGTGTCAAATCAAAGCAATTCAATTACGTACAAACTTGATCATAATCAGACACGGATGCCTTTGTTGAACACCTCGGCCATCTTTTGCACCTGATCTCCATCAAGTTCTGTGTAAAACCTTGTGTTGTTGCATTTGTGAGAGTAGTGGAGGATGGTCTTGAAGTATCCAATAGGGAGGGAATTATATTCATTCTGTCTCTCAACTTGAATCTGCAACCAATTCAATACGTCCAATTTAATTAGCTATTGATTAAAATACGTTTCCGCcaaaaagaaaaatgaacaaGCACATTTTATTTGTTTACCAATGGCACGGTTTTGGTACAAATTAAAGACCAAGAAGAGGGGACGGGATCATACATTTGTGGGAGTTGCTTTTGAATGACAAGTGGACAATCGATTATGTACATACCATAATTATATTACATGCATGTTCAAATTACATGCCCTTCAAAATTAAACAATTCTCAATTCCCAATTCCCAATATACTAAAGGTAAACAATCGACTTAGACACCCACAAATTGAATTGGTAAACAAATAACCCGATCAAACAAGCACATTTTATTTGTTTACCAATGACACGGTTTTGGTACAAATCAAAGACCAAGGAGAGGGGAGGGGATCATACATTTGTGGGAGATGCTTTTGAATGACAAGTGGACAATTGGTTATATACATACCATACTTAAATGCATGTTTAAATTCAAagtgtcttgcttgtgacgggctaatcccgtcacaagctgaaaacatctcacaaaaagggagaggggacaagatGGGGCACCCTTCATGTGCTTCCTCTCTCACCTTTCATGGGTCATTTGTAAGAGGAAACGATATCCGTCATTTGTTGGTTTAAATTACATGCCCTTCAAAATTAAACAATTCCCAATTCCCAATATAATAAAGGTAAACAATTAAATTAGACACACATAAATTGAgttggtaaacaaatgaataagaatTGAAGATCaacaaaattaattaattaatgaattggaTGTCACAGAGAatacaaacgataaacaaacacaCATTTTAAAATGAGAGGGAGACATGGATTGAATAGTATACCTCAGCAGGAGTTGCAGCATACTTTTTTGCTTCATTCTTGTAGCCAGGAGTCTTGGATTTCCAAATTCCATGAAATCTCATTTCCGAGTAATCATACAAAAAGATGGTCATCCCTTTCTTAATTCTCTTAACCTTCTGAATTTCGTTTGCCTTCATCCTAAACTTCCCCTCTCTGATCATCTTCTTCATATCCTCACCACCTTTGCAAATAAAAATGAATCCCGACATTTCCGCAGGAGGTTTCGACATCGACATTGCGTTCCAAGTTGGCGccactaattaaaataataaaacaattagATCTTAAAAAAAACAACACGCATTCATTCACACACACTTTGTAATAATAAAACACAATACGGAGTTCGTAATATACACAAGCTAAGCAAGTTCGATCGTAGCATATAATTAGACAAAATTATTCTTCATTAATATACATGAACAGATGAACTCATCATAATAAGGCCGGTATAATATCAAAATCGTCTTAAAATTACTATCGAAAACAACGCACACTACTTGTAATTTGGTAATAAAACAACTGAAAATACGAtctgaatataattttatgaaacCACAAGCAATATGAAGCAACATAAACAAGTAGTTGTTCATTCTTAGCAATGTACGTAGCATATGAATAGTTAGAAACAAAATCATACTCTTATATAACAGTAATTATTCAGTTCATGAAAACGCAAACAATTATTCATTAAGACATTATCCAACTCATAATATATATATCAAGCTTATTTCAAATCGTCTCAAACCTTTTAAAACAACATCAGTCAACGAACAATGTACTAAGCATCAACATAACCAAGTAGTTGTTCATTCTTAGCAATGTACGTAGCATATGAATAATTAGAAACAAAATCATACTCTTATATAACAGTAATTATTCAGTTCATGAAAACCCAAACAATTATTCATTAAGACATGATCCAACTCATAATATATATATCAAGCTTATTTCAAATCGTCTCAAACCTTTTAAAACAACATCAATCAACGAACAATGTACTAAGCATAATTTGAATAAGCGTAAAATTAAAGAGATTTTGCAGAAACATACTCAAATTAGAAGAATTGAAAATAGGAGGTGGAAGTTTGAGAGGAAAATGGGAGTGAAACTTGGGTGAGAAGAAATTAAAATTGAGGTGAATGAATTGTTgataatgatgaattaatgaaggGAATATTATTACGGGGGATGGTGAATTTGTTATGTCAGAATTTCGGCCCCACAACTAACCTCCTACGGAGTGTGTGTATTTCTTTGTGTGTATGTTGTGTAGTGAGGGGAGGGACCATTGATTACTTGACTCGGTTAAATTAGTTGTTTTAActtttcaaattttcatttttatctAAATTTATAAAAATGTGTAATATATGTGCATGTATCTAATCATAATTAAATTATACTAAAATTTAAGAGAGACGGTCTTATAATAAAACAATTAGATCGTAAAAAAACAACACACATTTATTCCCACACACTTTGTAATAATTAAACACAATACGGAGTTCGTAATATACACAAGCTAAGCAAGTTCGATCGTAGCAAATAATTAGACAAAATTATTCTTCATTAATACATGAACGAACTCATCATAATAAGGCCGGTATAATAACAAAATCGTCTTAAAATTACGATCGAAAACAACGCAAACtacttgtttttcttttttttttggtactaaAAATACGATCCGTTAAAAATTTAAGAAACCACAAGCAATATGGAGCAACTTAAACAAGTAGTTGTTCATTCGTAGCATATAATTAGACAAAATTATTCTTCATTAATACATGAACGAACTCATCATAATAATAAGGCCGGTATAATAACAAAATCGTTGTAAAATTACGATCGAAAACAACGCAAACACTACTTGTAATTTggtaataaaacaactaaaaatacgATCCGTTTAAAATTTAAGAAACCACAAGCAATATGGAGCAACATAAACAAGTAGTTGTTTATTTGTAGCAATGTACGTAGCATATGAATAATTAGAAACAAAATCATAACTCTTATATAACAGTAATTATTCCGTTCATGAAAACGCAAACAATTATTCAATAATACATGATCGAACtcataatatatataataagCTTATTTCAAATCGTCTCAAATCTTTTAAAACAACACATCAATCAACGAAGAATGTACAAGCTAAGCATAATTTGAATAAGTGTAAAATAAAAGAGATGATTTGGGGAAACatactcaaattaattaatatgGAAGAATTGAAAATAGGAAGTGGAAGCTTGAGAGGAAAATAGAGGTAAAGCTTGGGTGAAAAGAAATTAAAATGGAGGTGAATTGTTGTCTGTTGATAATGATGAATGAGGGAATATATAATTATGGCTGTGTGAATTTGTTACTGCTACTGACAGAATGTTGGGGCCCACAGTTAACCGCCTTATTATTCTTACGGAGTGTATTTCTTTGTGTGTGTGTATGTTGTGTATTGATGGAATATTGAGGACTCCACTTTAATATGTGGGTTGGTGGGTTAAAtttgttttaatttttcaaaatttcATTTTTATCTAAATTTGTAAAAATGTGAAATGTATGTGCATGTATCTAATTATAATCAAATTACACTAAAACTTGTGAGAGACGGTTTTAAATAAGTTATTAAGAGACCAATTTTCCGTATtctttttatttgtatttcgtgacACTTTTCTTGTTGATCGTCATGatatagtaatttcgtacctatttacatgaTAAATGTACTCCTTTTTCTTTAATCATGATttatacctattttattacctttaatACCACTTTTTCCTATAATTGTAAAATAACCTGAGACCGTCTATCAAGAGACATACTCAACAAATTAAAAGGGTAGGTTCCTCGTTTGAGGCAAACAATATTCGATCGAGTCtagagactactcgatcgagggactaTTTATGTCGTACACCTGCATACAAATTAAAAGGCGAGCTGACTTCTACTCGATCGGGTTGGTCTCTATTCAGCTTGTTTCCGTCCAATGGTCCAAACTCAAGTACACATAGCATATTATCATGATTAATCATTCATATGTCTATTAAGCGACCTTACTTAGCATATACCATGTACATCATCAACTTTCATATAAATAACACATCCATTCGTATCTCTAGACATGCTTCATTACTCAGTTTTAACACTTCATAAAATCCACATTAATTATTGCATATAATCTGATTAACATTACACATGTTACCGTCGTCGATTCACTGAAATCCCATATCTCTTGTTAGTCTTGTACAACATACTCCCCCCTTATTCACTacattcttcctcttttctttttgtacAAGAAATAAAAAagttaatttggaccacacaaaatatACTATCCCACAAACAATTGAATATGGACCACATAAATCAacccaataaaaaaaaaaggaaaaaaaacccGAATAATCTGAAAaggaaaatagggaagaatatagtaAATAGGTGGGAGTACAATTTTCATCACATTTATCTGCAGCAATCACCAATTCCATCCACTTTCATCCTATTCACATCCTCCTTCTATCCATCCCAGATCATAACATGCTCATATCACAATAAATTCGTATTCTCGAAAAAGAAAAATAGATGATCAAATTAAACAAGAAAAATACGTTTCCGCCAAAAAAGAAAAATGGAAAATGTAATTAAACTACGGTTTTGGTATAAAATAAAAACCACGGAGAGGGGAGGGGATCATACATTTATGGGAGTTGCTTTTGAATGACAAGTAGACAATTAGTTATGTATATACTTGTAtagctggcaagtctgacccaACCCGACCTGACCCGAGACTATTGCAACCCGAAACTGAAACCGACCTGACCCGATGATGACCCGTAACCCGACATGACCCGATGACCAGTGATCCAAaatcgacccgacccgacccgatgacgAG from Silene latifolia isolate original U9 population chromosome 10, ASM4854445v1, whole genome shotgun sequence encodes:
- the LOC141609515 gene encoding B2 protein-like, coding for MAPTWNAMSMSKPPAEMSGFIFICKGGEDMKKMIREGKFRMKANEIQKVKRIKKGMTIFLYDYSEMRFHGIWKSKTPGYKNEAKKYAATPAEIQVERQNEYNSLPIGYFKTILHYSHKCNNTRFYTELDGDQVQKMAEVFNKGIRV